The proteins below come from a single Desulfovibrio sp. genomic window:
- a CDS encoding primase-helicase zinc-binding domain-containing protein: MNSILTFLASAMKPKGPHEFAGACPQCGGEDRFIVWPDRPRGGAYLCRGCGSQGDGIQFMREFMGMSYPEACAALGLEQKHTTSLLSARRTHVRPRPALQAQMAYAPPKPEPAVMPCKEWMGSASAFLAECQRGLETIPEALLAICGRFLTPYTALDCGIGWNPADRYILRESWGLPVVDLADGGKRDKLILPRGLVIATRRKAGTVALTVRCADDRPESRPKYWQVQGSSNVPFVAGRAGLPLLLVESALDAALVWQESFGKLAAVALMGNMKGLDSDTHAFIQAAPLLLACPDNDEGGQVAWQRWSAAYPQAILTPAVGAKDLGDMHRAALTWPINPDIPSVMEWVPDVLAFASRNSTTYALAA; this comes from the coding sequence ATGAATAGCATTCTGACTTTTCTTGCTTCTGCCATGAAGCCCAAGGGGCCGCATGAATTCGCCGGGGCTTGCCCTCAATGTGGCGGCGAAGATCGCTTTATTGTTTGGCCCGACAGGCCGCGCGGTGGAGCTTACCTTTGCCGTGGGTGCGGCTCTCAGGGTGACGGCATCCAGTTCATGCGCGAGTTTATGGGCATGAGCTACCCCGAAGCCTGCGCAGCTTTGGGCCTTGAGCAGAAACACACCACAAGCTTGCTATCTGCACGGCGCACACATGTCCGGCCCCGTCCGGCGCTCCAGGCACAGATGGCCTATGCACCGCCCAAGCCTGAGCCAGCCGTTATGCCCTGCAAGGAATGGATGGGCAGCGCCTCCGCGTTTCTCGCTGAGTGCCAGCGTGGGCTTGAAACTATCCCCGAAGCATTGCTTGCCATCTGCGGGCGCTTCCTGACCCCGTACACCGCGCTTGATTGCGGCATAGGCTGGAACCCTGCTGATCGCTATATCTTGCGTGAGTCTTGGGGCTTGCCCGTTGTTGATCTGGCAGACGGCGGCAAGCGCGACAAACTGATCTTGCCCCGGGGCCTTGTCATTGCCACACGCCGGAAGGCCGGAACCGTAGCCCTAACCGTGCGCTGTGCTGATGATCGCCCCGAAAGCCGCCCCAAATATTGGCAAGTGCAGGGAAGCAGCAACGTGCCGTTTGTCGCTGGTCGTGCCGGGCTTCCGCTGCTTCTGGTTGAATCCGCTCTTGATGCCGCCCTAGTCTGGCAAGAATCATTCGGGAAACTGGCCGCAGTGGCCCTTATGGGCAACATGAAGGGGCTGGACTCCGACACCCACGCTTTTATTCAGGCCGCGCCCTTGCTGCTGGCTTGCCCCGACAATGACGAAGGCGGGCAAGTCGCCTGGCAGAGATGGAGTGCAGCCTATCCGCAAGCAATCCTGACCCCTGCCGTGGGCGCAAAAGACTTGGGCGACATGCACCGGGCCGCGCTGACATGGCCCATTAATCCCGACATTCCCAGCGTCATGGAGTGGGTACCCGATGTTCTGGCCTTCGCTTCTCGCAACTCAACCACCTACGCGCTTGCCGCATAA
- a CDS encoding AAA family ATPase: MAQTSDNCPPDHTAAIAKAQADFLAATPVKEEPQTPPESAVTPYPLVSVGTVLECPPLRWRVKGLIPARGIGQIYGASTAGKSFLSFDLAVHVARGAVWYGHKTKAAPVTIFSLEGQEGTRNRLAAYIAYHGEELPPNLSIGTAPTTFYKPEDLEAIAASLPDGCLCIVDTQACASVGLDENRTDDMTLLIEGCKQLAARKDCFVLLVHHAGKDLTRGARGSSTQLPSWDCCIEATRNGQSREWKAVKVKDGGGEGEKHPFRLAVVDLGPDEDGDRITSCVALPDGEAVQDEKPLADNQRYTLDSLCAALEAAGADSVHLEDWRPIFYAGHTADKPDTKCRAFDRGRKELVSRGLIFVTNDYYSTKELAGHGQLPDIGRTCLAAQSTKQTDGHGQGSLDPVHLSGLGDGGLSHE, translated from the coding sequence ATGGCACAAACTTCTGACAATTGCCCCCCCGATCACACTGCCGCAATTGCCAAGGCTCAAGCGGACTTTCTAGCTGCAACCCCGGTAAAGGAAGAACCGCAGACCCCGCCGGAATCTGCCGTTACCCCTTATCCTCTGGTAAGCGTGGGCACTGTTCTGGAATGCCCCCCGCTGCGCTGGCGTGTCAAAGGGTTAATCCCTGCGCGGGGTATTGGCCAGATATACGGGGCAAGCACGGCGGGTAAATCATTCCTGAGCTTTGATCTTGCCGTACATGTGGCCCGTGGGGCTGTTTGGTACGGCCATAAGACCAAGGCCGCGCCAGTGACCATTTTTAGCCTTGAGGGCCAAGAAGGCACGCGCAACCGCCTTGCCGCGTATATCGCCTATCACGGCGAAGAATTGCCCCCGAACCTAAGTATAGGAACCGCCCCCACCACGTTTTACAAGCCGGAAGACCTTGAAGCTATCGCGGCCAGCCTTCCCGATGGTTGTCTTTGCATTGTGGATACACAGGCTTGCGCCAGCGTGGGACTTGATGAAAACCGCACTGACGACATGACCTTGCTTATCGAAGGTTGCAAACAGCTTGCCGCCCGCAAGGATTGTTTTGTTCTGCTAGTTCACCATGCGGGCAAAGACCTAACCCGTGGGGCGCGAGGTTCGTCCACACAGTTACCAAGTTGGGATTGTTGTATTGAGGCCACCAGAAACGGCCAAAGCCGCGAATGGAAAGCAGTCAAAGTAAAAGATGGCGGCGGTGAAGGCGAAAAGCACCCATTCCGCTTGGCCGTGGTTGACCTTGGGCCAGATGAAGACGGCGACAGGATCACAAGCTGCGTGGCGTTGCCCGATGGGGAAGCCGTGCAGGACGAAAAGCCCTTGGCGGACAATCAGCGTTACACCCTGGATAGCCTTTGTGCTGCCCTTGAAGCGGCGGGGGCTGATTCTGTCCACTTGGAAGATTGGCGACCGATTTTTTATGCCGGACATACGGCGGACAAGCCGGACACGAAGTGCCGAGCCTTTGACCGTGGCAGGAAAGAATTGGTCAGTCGTGGGCTAATTTTTGTAACTAATGATTATTACAGCACAAAGGAATTAGCCGGACACGGACAATTGCCGGACATTGGCCGGACATGTCTTGCTGCCCAAAGCACCAAACAGACGGACGGACACGGACAGGGGTCTTTAGACCCTGTCCATCTGTCCGGCTTAGGTGATGGGGGGCTGTCCCATGAATAG
- a CDS encoding AlpA family phage regulatory protein: MNKADTPIAPTTGFLRLKQVLQFIPVGKTAWYAGIKEGRFPRPIPLGSRTMVYRAQDIADLIDRINQGQGATDYEE; encoded by the coding sequence ATGAACAAGGCTGACACCCCAATCGCTCCTACAACTGGTTTTCTCCGTCTAAAACAAGTTCTGCAATTTATCCCCGTTGGGAAAACAGCTTGGTATGCTGGCATAAAAGAAGGCCGATTTCCAAGGCCAATACCTTTAGGCTCCCGGACAATGGTTTATCGGGCACAAGACATTGCCGACCTCATAGATCGTATCAATCAGGGGCAAGGGGCCACGGATTATGAGGAATGA
- a CDS encoding integrase arm-type DNA-binding domain-containing protein yields the protein MPLTDTAIRTAKPTDKTVKLFDGGGLYLEVAPSGGKWWRLKYRFQGKEKRISLGTYPTVSLKDARERREQAKRLIEQGVDPSNQRKEAKAAAAAIEQEQNTSFEAVAREWFSKKKHAWTPGHQKKILSRLENQLFPILGDKLFPSLEPADFLTAIQKAESRGAIETAHRLAQLCGQVSRYARIVGLTRYDVAAGLTEALTPVQTNHYATITDPAEVGHLLRAIDEYAGEPSICFALKVLPFVFVRSVELRGAEWREFDFEAATWIIPAERMKMKRPHTVPLARQVITLLNDLHSLTGNGRYLFPSLFSASRPISDMGLLNALRRMGYAKGVMTIHGFRSMASTLLNEQGYRADVIEAQLAHGEKNAIRAAYNHAEYLPERRQMMQRWADYLDELSIS from the coding sequence ATGCCCCTCACTGATACCGCTATCCGCACAGCTAAGCCCACCGACAAAACCGTAAAGCTTTTTGACGGCGGAGGCCTCTACCTTGAAGTTGCCCCCAGCGGCGGGAAATGGTGGCGGCTTAAATATCGTTTCCAGGGCAAAGAAAAAAGAATCTCCCTGGGCACCTACCCCACCGTTAGCCTAAAAGATGCCAGAGAGCGACGCGAGCAAGCCAAGCGGCTGATTGAACAAGGTGTTGACCCCAGCAATCAGCGTAAAGAAGCAAAGGCTGCCGCCGCTGCCATAGAGCAAGAGCAAAACACATCATTTGAAGCCGTGGCCCGCGAATGGTTCTCCAAGAAGAAACACGCTTGGACGCCCGGTCATCAAAAAAAGATTCTCTCCCGACTTGAGAACCAGCTATTCCCAATTCTGGGCGACAAGCTTTTCCCCTCCCTTGAACCTGCGGACTTTCTAACAGCCATTCAAAAAGCTGAGTCGCGTGGAGCCATAGAAACGGCCCACCGCCTTGCGCAACTCTGTGGGCAGGTTTCCCGATACGCCCGCATTGTGGGACTTACCCGCTATGACGTTGCCGCAGGCCTGACAGAAGCACTCACCCCCGTGCAGACCAACCATTACGCAACCATTACAGACCCGGCAGAGGTAGGACACCTCCTTAGAGCCATAGACGAATACGCCGGGGAGCCTTCCATCTGCTTTGCATTGAAGGTGCTTCCTTTCGTCTTTGTGCGCTCTGTGGAGCTGCGCGGGGCTGAATGGCGCGAATTTGATTTTGAAGCCGCAACATGGATTATCCCGGCAGAGCGGATGAAAATGAAGCGCCCCCACACCGTCCCTCTGGCCCGCCAAGTTATCACGTTACTAAATGACCTGCACAGCCTGACAGGCAATGGACGATACCTTTTCCCAAGCCTGTTCAGCGCCAGCCGCCCTATTTCTGACATGGGGCTTCTGAACGCGCTACGCCGTATGGGCTACGCCAAGGGCGTTATGACAATCCACGGCTTCAGAAGCATGGCCTCTACCCTACTCAACGAGCAAGGATACAGGGCGGATGTAATTGAAGCCCAGCTTGCCCACGGTGAGAAAAACGCCATTCGGGCCGCATACAATCATGCCGAGTACTTGCCAGAGCGCCGCCAGATGATGCAAAGATGGGCGGATTACCTCGATGAACTTTCAATCTCATAA
- a CDS encoding DUF1786 domain-containing protein, whose translation MDEIVQKFLRGTGPVLCVDIGSGTQDALLARPGLECENWPRFVLPAPARLVAQRIRELTLLKRNIWLYGANMGGGFTQAIKEHLAAGLSVSATAAATRGIHDNEEAVRKIGVEVRSSCPDGSVPVFLTDYSPEFWGGLLRHAGLPLPHLVLTAAQDHGFHTHGNRQARMRAWTELLGASSDPRRWIYETPPPSLTRLVPLHDKTGGPVADTGASALLGALCDKEVMDRSYRQGITVINVGNGHTVAALVYKGQVRGIYEHHTGMRTLEQLLGDLEQFRKHWLPTEEVQASGGHGTAFGPYCEEAGGYEPTYITGPKRALLQGQGRFLAPHGDMMIAGCFGLIWGWAHTRAGE comes from the coding sequence ATGGACGAGATAGTTCAAAAGTTTTTGCGCGGCACAGGGCCTGTGCTGTGCGTAGATATAGGCAGCGGCACGCAGGATGCCCTTTTGGCCCGACCCGGCCTTGAGTGCGAGAACTGGCCGCGCTTTGTTTTGCCAGCCCCCGCGCGGCTTGTTGCGCAGCGCATTCGCGAGCTGACCCTGCTCAAACGCAATATCTGGCTTTACGGCGCCAACATGGGTGGCGGCTTTACTCAGGCAATCAAGGAACATTTGGCGGCGGGTCTTTCTGTCAGTGCAACAGCAGCGGCCACACGCGGTATTCATGACAATGAAGAAGCCGTGCGCAAAATCGGCGTTGAGGTGCGTTCCAGCTGCCCCGATGGCAGCGTGCCGGTCTTTCTCACCGATTATTCGCCGGAATTCTGGGGCGGACTGCTGCGTCATGCCGGGCTGCCCCTGCCGCATCTGGTGCTGACCGCTGCGCAGGATCACGGCTTTCATACCCACGGCAACCGTCAGGCGCGCATGCGCGCATGGACGGAACTGCTGGGCGCATCTTCTGATCCCCGGCGCTGGATATATGAAACGCCGCCGCCTTCGCTGACGCGCCTTGTGCCCCTGCACGATAAAACAGGCGGCCCGGTTGCGGACACCGGAGCCAGTGCGCTGCTCGGCGCATTGTGCGACAAGGAAGTGATGGACCGCAGCTATCGGCAGGGCATCACGGTCATTAATGTGGGCAACGGTCATACCGTGGCTGCGCTGGTATATAAGGGACAGGTGCGCGGAATTTACGAGCATCATACCGGCATGCGCACTCTGGAGCAGCTGCTGGGCGATCTTGAACAGTTCCGCAAGCACTGGCTGCCCACAGAAGAGGTGCAGGCCTCCGGCGGGCACGGCACGGCTTTTGGCCCGTATTGTGAAGAAGCTGGCGGCTATGAACCAACCTACATCACCGGGCCAAAGCGCGCGCTGCTGCAAGGGCAGGGGCGTTTTCTGGCCCCGCACGGCGATATGATGATCGCCGGATGTTTCGGCCTTATCTGGGGATGGGCGCACACCCGGGCCGGGGAGTAG
- a CDS encoding phenylacetate--CoA ligase, whose protein sequence is MEFFDEAECWSRDQIEQTQLSRLRSTVAQTRKCDFYRQRLDEAGVGPDSIRSLDDLRRIPFTTKQDLRSQYPTGLLCVPQSEIVRMHCSSGTTGSPVAICHTQNDINSWADLMARSIHMVGVRRDDVFQNMSGYGLFTGGLGIHFGAERLGCMTIPAGAGNSRRQIKLAKDFRTTVAHILPSYALILGEHLRNMGEDPRQFPLRIALVGAEPYTEEFRRRIEDLFDMKAYNSYGLSEMNGPGVGFECLHQAGMHLWEDAYIPEIVDPETGEPMPEGEVGELVMTCLCRQGMPILRYRTRDLTRFLPGECACGRKHRRIDRILGRADDMFIIKGVNIYPMQIEQVIMTFAEVGQSYLILLENDGLGDVMRVQIEIRDEHFVEDMRVLQNLQKAIAARLRDEILVTPRVELVESNSLPRTEGKAVRLQDMRNKD, encoded by the coding sequence ATGGAATTCTTTGATGAGGCGGAGTGTTGGAGCAGGGATCAGATTGAGCAGACCCAGCTTTCGCGGCTGAGAAGCACAGTGGCCCAGACGCGCAAGTGCGATTTTTACCGTCAGCGCCTGGACGAAGCGGGCGTTGGGCCGGATTCCATCCGCAGTCTCGATGATCTGCGGCGCATCCCCTTTACCACAAAGCAGGATCTGCGCTCTCAGTACCCCACGGGACTTTTGTGCGTGCCGCAGTCCGAGATCGTGCGCATGCACTGCTCCAGCGGCACCACCGGCTCGCCCGTGGCCATCTGCCACACGCAGAACGACATCAATTCCTGGGCCGACCTCATGGCGCGCAGCATCCACATGGTTGGCGTGCGCCGGGACGACGTTTTTCAGAACATGTCCGGCTACGGGCTGTTCACGGGCGGCCTTGGCATCCATTTTGGCGCGGAGCGTCTGGGCTGCATGACCATCCCTGCCGGGGCTGGCAACTCGCGTCGCCAGATCAAGCTTGCCAAGGATTTTCGCACCACTGTGGCCCACATACTGCCTTCATACGCCCTTATTCTGGGTGAGCATCTGCGTAATATGGGTGAAGACCCGCGTCAGTTCCCCTTGCGCATCGCCCTTGTGGGTGCGGAGCCGTATACGGAAGAATTCCGCCGCCGCATTGAAGACCTTTTTGACATGAAGGCCTACAACTCTTACGGGCTCTCAGAAATGAACGGCCCCGGCGTGGGCTTTGAATGTCTGCATCAGGCGGGCATGCACCTGTGGGAAGACGCCTATATTCCTGAAATCGTCGATCCCGAAACTGGTGAACCCATGCCCGAGGGCGAAGTGGGCGAACTTGTCATGACCTGCCTGTGCCGCCAGGGCATGCCCATTCTGCGTTACCGCACCCGCGACCTTACCCGCTTTTTGCCTGGCGAATGCGCCTGTGGCCGCAAACACCGCCGCATAGACCGCATTCTTGGCCGCGCGGACGACATGTTCATCATCAAGGGCGTCAATATTTACCCCATGCAGATTGAGCAGGTCATCATGACCTTTGCCGAAGTGGGCCAGAGCTACCTGATCCTGCTTGAGAACGACGGTCTTGGCGACGTCATGCGCGTTCAGATCGAAATCCGCGACGAACATTTTGTCGAAGACATGCGCGTTCTGCAAAACCTGCAAAAGGCCATTGCCGCGCGTCTGCGCGATGAAATCCTCGTCACGCCCAGAGTGGAGCTTGTGGAAAGCAACAGCCTGCCGCGTACCGAGGGCAAGGCTGTGCGCTTGCAGGATATGCGCAACAAAGACTAA